The Banduia mediterranea genome has a segment encoding these proteins:
- a CDS encoding transporter, with amino-acid sequence MIIKFKNRKAERQPTDTGTRIKKSAILASISSILALLCYGPASMAANPLLNVISPTEWYMPVLKEGTLVYLQSAILQSSDKFYDRDGNSHTFEGPTSASGAPNLDHSVSGISRFAYVWSFESLPNVGWIAEYFQPYASARIYDAGDSVTGLADPLFLGGPYINPTPNSMIGYLGVVGAPFGSNDLSNHFWSYTNLIPMYYERNDVTLESTLLYTIVGDQYHGGRKVHVGDSYSANVQVGYRVKPWLVPFVSYAWVKNETSRDADTGEAVRGMGPSTYACHGVLNGSGKCQEQTLGGGVEFHFGKGDTNKLMLKYATSVDGENANKTNAFYLFFVHPLLNS; translated from the coding sequence ATGATCATCAAATTCAAAAACCGGAAAGCCGAGCGCCAGCCTACAGACACTGGTACCCGAATAAAAAAATCGGCTATTCTTGCCTCTATTTCTTCAATCTTAGCATTGTTGTGTTACGGTCCAGCCAGCATGGCAGCCAATCCGCTATTGAATGTAATTTCGCCAACGGAGTGGTATATGCCCGTTTTGAAGGAGGGTACATTAGTCTACCTGCAATCGGCTATTCTGCAGTCCAGCGACAAATTCTACGACAGGGATGGTAATAGTCATACATTTGAGGGCCCCACTTCGGCTAGTGGCGCTCCCAATTTGGATCATTCGGTCTCCGGGATTTCCCGTTTTGCCTATGTATGGTCGTTCGAATCGCTGCCCAACGTGGGCTGGATTGCGGAATATTTTCAACCGTATGCATCAGCACGGATTTATGACGCCGGCGACTCGGTAACTGGACTGGCAGACCCACTGTTTTTGGGTGGCCCATACATAAACCCGACTCCAAACAGCATGATCGGTTACTTAGGCGTGGTTGGGGCTCCGTTCGGTTCAAATGACCTATCCAACCACTTCTGGTCCTACACCAACCTCATCCCGATGTACTATGAACGCAATGACGTCACCCTTGAGAGTACACTGCTGTATACGATCGTCGGGGATCAGTATCATGGAGGCCGCAAAGTGCATGTCGGCGACAGCTATAGCGCAAACGTTCAGGTAGGCTATAGGGTCAAGCCTTGGTTGGTTCCCTTTGTCAGCTATGCTTGGGTGAAGAATGAGACCTCCCGCGATGCCGACACTGGTGAGGCTGTGCGAGGAATGGGTCCCAGCACCTATGCATGTCACGGCGTGCTGAATGGTTCTGGCAAGTGTCAGGAGCAAACCCTCGGTGGCGGCGTCGAGTTCCACTTCGGCAAGGGCGATACCAACAAGCTCATGCTAAAGTATGCGACATCCGTTGACGGCGAAAATGCGAATAAGACGAATGCCTTTTACCTGTTCTTTGTGCATCCGTTACTTAATTCCTGA
- the ahcY gene encoding adenosylhomocysteinase, whose product MNAVIKNVPDVDYKVRDMSLAELGRKRIRMAEEEMPGLMSIRAKYAPLQPLAGVRLTGSLHMTKETAVLLETLAALGASVRWASCNIFSTQDDAAAAVAAAGTPVFAWKGETLEEYWDCTLDALTHPGMKGPELIVDDGGDATLLIHKGVEMEDGSDWVDGPGANHEEQVIKNLLKKTRTERPGFWKLVASEWRGVSEETTTGVHRLYQMMEAGKLLVPAINVNDSVTKSKFDNLYGCRESLADGIKRATDLMIAGKVACVCGYGDVGKGSAHSLRGLGARVIVTEIDPINALQAAMEGFEVKTIEDVLDFADIYVTTTGNKDIITLEHMKAMKNNALVCNIGHFDNEIQMDRLNASGAVRDTIKPQTDHYSFPDSGKSIYVLAEGRLINLGCAHGHPAFVMSNSFSNQTLAAIDLWEHKDSYENTVYRLPKRLDEEVARLHLEQIGVKLTTLTQEQADYLGVPVDGPYKPDHYRY is encoded by the coding sequence ATGAACGCCGTCATCAAGAACGTTCCCGACGTGGACTACAAGGTCCGTGACATGTCCCTGGCCGAACTCGGCCGCAAGCGCATCCGCATGGCCGAGGAGGAAATGCCCGGCCTGATGAGCATCCGCGCCAAGTACGCGCCGCTGCAGCCGCTGGCCGGCGTGCGCCTGACCGGTTCGCTGCACATGACCAAGGAAACCGCGGTCCTGCTCGAAACCCTGGCCGCGCTGGGCGCCTCGGTGCGCTGGGCCTCCTGCAACATCTTCTCGACCCAGGACGACGCCGCCGCCGCGGTCGCCGCCGCCGGCACGCCGGTGTTCGCCTGGAAGGGCGAGACCCTGGAAGAGTACTGGGACTGCACGCTGGACGCGCTGACCCACCCCGGCATGAAGGGCCCCGAGCTGATCGTGGACGATGGCGGTGACGCCACCCTGCTGATCCACAAGGGCGTGGAGATGGAAGACGGCTCCGACTGGGTCGACGGCCCCGGCGCCAACCACGAAGAGCAGGTCATCAAGAACCTGCTCAAGAAAACCCGCACAGAACGTCCCGGCTTCTGGAAGCTCGTGGCCTCCGAATGGCGCGGCGTGTCCGAGGAAACCACCACGGGTGTGCACCGCCTCTACCAGATGATGGAGGCCGGCAAGCTGCTGGTGCCGGCGATCAACGTCAACGACTCGGTCACCAAGAGCAAGTTCGACAACCTCTACGGCTGTCGTGAATCGCTGGCCGACGGCATCAAGCGCGCCACAGATCTGATGATCGCCGGCAAGGTCGCCTGTGTCTGCGGCTACGGCGATGTCGGCAAGGGCTCGGCACACTCGCTGCGTGGCCTCGGCGCGCGCGTGATCGTGACCGAGATCGATCCCATCAACGCCCTGCAGGCGGCGATGGAAGGCTTCGAGGTCAAGACCATCGAAGACGTGCTGGACTTCGCGGACATCTACGTCACGACTACCGGCAACAAGGACATCATCACCCTCGAGCACATGAAGGCGATGAAGAACAACGCGCTGGTCTGCAACATCGGGCACTTCGACAACGAAATCCAGATGGACCGCCTCAACGCCTCCGGCGCGGTGCGCGACACCATCAAGCCACAGACCGATCACTACAGCTTCCCGGACAGCGGCAAGAGCATCTACGTGCTGGCCGAAGGCCGCCTGATCAACCTCGGCTGCGCGCATGGCCATCCGGCGTTCGTGATGTCCAACAGCTTCTCCAACCAGACCCTCGCGGCGATCGATCTGTGGGAGCACAAGGACAGCTACGAAAACACCGTGTACCGCCTGCCGAAGCGGCTCGACGAGGAAGTGGCGCGCCTGCACCTGGAGCAGATCGGCGTCAAGCTGACCACGCTCACCCAGGAGCAGGCCGACTATCTTGGCGTGCCGGTGGACGGCCCGTACAAGCCGGATCATTACCGCTACTGA
- the metF gene encoding methylenetetrahydrofolate reductase [NAD(P)H] yields the protein MTPHTSHLTPQALSFSFELFPPRTPQGKEKLPAIIGKLAAVQPNYFSVTYGAGGSAQDGTYDTVVKVVEQTGVAAAPHLSCVGSTRAHIAELLDRYRAAGVKRIVALRGDLPATAMDAGAPGEFRYANELVSFIREQHGEHFRIEVAAYPEMHPQAPDPRGDFDNFVRKVNAGAHAAITQYFFAPDAYFDFMERCAKAGVEVPVIPGIMPILNGAQLLRFSDACGAEVPRWIRLRLAEFGDDKASLQDFGLEVVARLAETLLAGGAPGLHFYTLNQAEPTLRLWRALRLPEPLSP from the coding sequence ATGACACCTCACACCTCACACCTCACACCTCAGGCGCTGTCATTCAGCTTCGAGCTGTTTCCGCCACGCACGCCGCAGGGGAAAGAAAAGCTGCCGGCGATCATCGGCAAACTCGCGGCGGTGCAGCCCAATTATTTTTCGGTGACCTATGGCGCCGGCGGTTCGGCGCAGGACGGCACCTACGACACCGTGGTCAAGGTGGTCGAGCAGACCGGCGTAGCGGCCGCGCCGCACCTGAGCTGCGTGGGCTCGACGCGCGCGCACATCGCCGAGCTGCTGGACCGTTATCGCGCGGCCGGCGTGAAACGCATCGTCGCCCTGCGCGGCGATCTCCCGGCCACGGCGATGGATGCCGGTGCGCCCGGAGAATTCCGCTACGCCAACGAACTGGTCAGCTTCATTCGCGAGCAGCATGGCGAACATTTCCGCATCGAAGTCGCGGCCTATCCGGAAATGCATCCGCAGGCACCGGACCCGCGTGGCGATTTCGACAACTTCGTGCGCAAGGTCAACGCCGGTGCGCACGCGGCGATCACGCAGTACTTCTTCGCCCCGGACGCCTACTTCGATTTCATGGAGCGTTGCGCCAAGGCCGGTGTCGAGGTGCCGGTGATTCCCGGCATCATGCCGATCCTCAACGGCGCGCAGTTGCTGCGCTTTTCGGACGCCTGCGGCGCCGAGGTACCACGCTGGATACGCCTGCGTCTCGCCGAGTTCGGCGATGACAAGGCCTCGCTGCAGGACTTCGGGCTGGAGGTGGTGGCGCGCCTGGCCGAGACGCTGCTGGCCGGCGGCGCGCCGGGCCTGCATTTCTACACGCTCAACCAAGCCGAACCGACGCTGCGTCTATGGCGCGCCCTGCGGCTGCCGGAACCCTTGAGCCCCTGA
- the ppc gene encoding phosphoenolpyruvate carboxylase, which translates to MAKKIQNDPLRRVETLPQDEPLREDVRRLGSVVGEMLAEQYGPEFLTYVEAVRTGAIRRREQGEAPDALAKQLAGLSVSSAEMLTRAFSTYFQVVNTAERVHRIRRRRDYQRQDNRPQPDSLQATLTKLKADGVGIDELMDWLRRMDIEPVFTAHPTESIRRALLQKEQEIVRTLVDDLDGNRTPQEREIDWAQLRMALTAGWQTREASPVRPTVQDEFEHVSFYLSDPIYRVLPVFYESLAQALKLVYGYEGALPRVLRFASWVGGDMDGNPNVNAQTVEDTLRSQRAQALRRYIDEVRHLAQLLSQTDDRAAVDAEIPMRSGRYRELLPEIAAAIRPRHADMPYRVLLTLIAGRLQATLAGTLARYGHADEFIGDIELIASSLWNNGGRHAGWFAVNRLLWRARSFGFHLARLDVRQDSRVHSQALAALFGDPDWSERAAEEQQQTLAAYAAGGARAPRPAAPEAASTLAVFDAMARAVKDYGHAAVGLYIISMAKKPADVLAVLALARQGGFVDEAGTVPLDIAPLFETVDDLRNGPETLRALLDDAVYRTHLAARGDRQVVMLGYSDSGKDGGIVASRWALQRAQVELLEVAAEAGIQLNFFHGRGGSASRGGGKIAPALMASPRGSVAGVLRVTEQGEVIHRKYGIRALGLRTLEQSASATLTASMRPREAEPREADWKKTMAALAQYGREAYRDFVDREGFVEYFRTATPIDVIERMTLGSRPSRRGTMKGVESLRAIPWVFAWTQCRAVLTAWYGLGSALERAAAEFGEDRLLEMARDWGFFETLLDDVDMVLAKADLDIAERFSKLAGSRHDEFFPLVRGEFERTKQWILKLKREDRLLAREPRLAQSIRLRNPYIDPMSLIQVELLGRWRDGGSEDEELLRALVATVNGVAQGLQNTG; encoded by the coding sequence ATGGCCAAGAAAATCCAGAACGATCCGCTGCGTCGCGTCGAAACCCTGCCTCAGGACGAGCCCCTGCGCGAGGATGTACGCCGTCTCGGGTCGGTGGTTGGCGAGATGCTCGCCGAACAGTACGGTCCCGAATTCCTGACCTACGTCGAAGCCGTGCGCACCGGTGCGATCCGGCGCCGCGAGCAGGGCGAGGCGCCGGATGCGCTGGCCAAGCAGCTTGCCGGATTGTCGGTGTCATCGGCGGAAATGCTGACGCGCGCTTTTTCCACCTATTTCCAGGTGGTCAACACGGCCGAGCGCGTACACCGTATCCGCCGCCGCCGCGACTACCAGCGGCAGGACAACCGTCCGCAGCCGGACAGCCTGCAGGCCACCTTGACCAAACTCAAGGCGGACGGCGTCGGTATCGACGAGCTCATGGACTGGCTGCGGCGGATGGACATCGAGCCGGTGTTCACCGCGCATCCGACCGAGTCGATTCGTCGCGCGCTGTTGCAGAAGGAGCAGGAAATCGTGCGCACGCTGGTCGACGACCTCGACGGCAACCGCACGCCGCAGGAACGCGAAATCGATTGGGCGCAGCTGCGCATGGCGCTGACTGCGGGCTGGCAGACGCGCGAGGCCTCGCCGGTGCGGCCGACCGTGCAGGACGAGTTCGAGCACGTCAGCTTCTATCTGTCGGACCCGATCTATCGCGTGCTGCCGGTGTTCTATGAATCCCTGGCGCAGGCACTCAAGCTCGTCTACGGCTACGAGGGCGCGCTGCCGCGCGTGCTGCGCTTCGCCTCCTGGGTCGGTGGCGACATGGATGGCAACCCCAACGTCAATGCGCAGACGGTCGAAGATACGCTGCGCTCGCAACGGGCCCAGGCGCTGCGCCGCTATATCGACGAGGTGCGGCATCTGGCGCAACTGCTGTCGCAGACCGATGACCGTGCCGCGGTCGATGCCGAGATTCCGATGCGCAGCGGCCGCTACCGCGAACTGCTTCCGGAGATCGCCGCGGCGATCCGGCCGCGCCATGCGGACATGCCGTATCGCGTGTTGCTGACGCTGATTGCGGGTCGTCTGCAGGCGACGCTGGCTGGCACCTTGGCGCGCTATGGCCATGCCGATGAGTTTATCGGTGACATCGAGCTGATCGCCTCCAGCCTGTGGAATAACGGCGGGCGCCACGCCGGTTGGTTCGCCGTCAACCGCCTGCTGTGGCGCGCGCGCAGCTTCGGCTTTCATCTGGCGCGCCTCGACGTGCGCCAGGATTCGCGCGTGCACAGTCAGGCGCTGGCCGCACTGTTCGGCGATCCGGACTGGAGCGAGCGTGCGGCCGAGGAGCAGCAGCAGACGCTGGCCGCCTATGCCGCCGGCGGCGCCCGCGCGCCGCGGCCGGCGGCGCCCGAGGCCGCCTCCACGCTGGCGGTGTTCGACGCAATGGCTCGTGCCGTCAAGGACTACGGCCATGCCGCGGTGGGCCTCTACATCATCAGCATGGCGAAGAAGCCGGCCGATGTGCTCGCGGTGCTGGCGCTGGCGCGGCAGGGTGGCTTCGTCGATGAAGCCGGAACGGTTCCGCTCGATATCGCACCGCTATTCGAAACGGTGGACGACTTGCGCAATGGGCCGGAGACCTTGCGTGCATTGCTTGACGATGCCGTGTACCGGACGCATCTGGCGGCGCGTGGCGATCGCCAGGTGGTGATGCTGGGGTATTCGGACTCCGGCAAGGACGGCGGCATCGTCGCCTCACGCTGGGCCTTGCAGCGCGCTCAGGTCGAGTTGCTGGAAGTGGCGGCGGAGGCCGGAATCCAGCTCAATTTCTTCCATGGCCGCGGCGGCAGCGCCAGCCGCGGCGGCGGCAAGATCGCGCCGGCGCTGATGGCCAGTCCGCGGGGGTCGGTGGCCGGCGTGCTGCGTGTGACCGAGCAGGGCGAGGTCATCCATCGCAAGTACGGCATCCGCGCGCTGGGTCTGCGTACGCTGGAACAGTCCGCCTCGGCCACGCTCACCGCGAGCATGCGGCCGCGCGAGGCGGAACCGCGCGAGGCCGACTGGAAAAAAACGATGGCGGCGCTGGCGCAGTACGGCCGCGAGGCCTACCGGGATTTCGTCGACCGCGAGGGCTTTGTCGAGTATTTCCGCACGGCCACGCCGATCGACGTGATCGAGCGCATGACCCTGGGTTCGCGGCCGTCACGCCGCGGCACCATGAAGGGGGTGGAATCACTGCGGGCGATTCCCTGGGTGTTCGCCTGGACGCAATGCCGTGCGGTGCTGACCGCCTGGTACGGACTGGGCAGCGCCTTGGAGCGCGCCGCCGCCGAGTTCGGCGAGGACCGCCTGTTGGAAATGGCGCGCGACTGGGGCTTCTTCGAAACCTTGCTGGACGATGTCGACATGGTATTGGCCAAGGCTGACCTCGATATTGCCGAACGCTTTTCGAAGCTCGCGGGCAGTCGCCACGATGAGTTCTTCCCCCTGGTCCGTGGGGAGTTCGAACGAACGAAGCAGTGGATCCTCAAGCTCAAGCGGGAAGACCGTCTGCTGGCTCGCGAGCCGCGGCTCGCGCAGTCCATCCGGCTGCGCAATCCCTACATCGACCCGATGTCCCTGATTCAGGTGGAATTGCTGGGGCGCTGGCGCGACGGCGGCAGCGAGGACGAGGAATTGCTG
- a CDS encoding four helix bundle protein has product MREVGGVRREKRRHHELEVWRDALDLVEMIYQASSSFPSDERFGLSTQIPRAAVSVPSNIAEGAARGTRAELIHFLHMTRGSLSEIDTQWRIARRLGYLGEDEAIDEQLDCVFAKLGGLLNALKKPGP; this is encoded by the coding sequence ATGCGTGAGGTGGGAGGCGTGAGGCGCGAAAAGCGGCGTCACCACGAGCTTGAGGTCTGGCGCGATGCGCTGGACCTGGTCGAGATGATCTATCAGGCGTCTTCATCCTTCCCATCCGATGAGCGGTTCGGACTGAGTACGCAGATTCCTCGTGCCGCCGTCAGTGTGCCTTCGAATATCGCTGAAGGCGCGGCCCGCGGAACACGCGCCGAGCTCATTCATTTTCTGCATATGACGCGCGGCTCGCTGTCAGAAATCGATACGCAGTGGCGAATCGCGCGCCGGCTCGGATATCTCGGCGAAGACGAGGCCATCGATGAGCAACTCGATTGCGTATTCGCCAAGCTGGGTGGACTTCTCAACGCCTTGAAGAAACCGGGACCATGA